The region ACGATCACAGTCATTacataatttgtcattttattgtaaattatgttaaaaatttTGTTTCCTTAATGGGTGATTTTTAACAGATTTATGACTGAATGACACAGGTCTTATTTGCACTAAATCATTTCAGGGATTTGCATGGCAGTGTCAGAGGAGATTGTTTATTAGTTTCCTAATAGCTGAAGTAATTTATTAAGTGTTGTAaactttttttgacattaacTGGCCGTTAGCAAGCCCTTGTGTCTACCAACAGCTGTTATGCTGCCCCTGCCAAATATGACATAATATATACAGTGCCTATAAAAAGTATTCACCTACGCCTAGTCAATTTTTCGATGTTGTATTGTTTTACAACTTTTAATCAGAGGGATAATGAGGTTTATTGGCAACAATTAAGCCACTGTGAAAATAAGAGCACAACTTTCCGTAGACACATTAATGTCCTGAGTTTCAGTAGGGCTGCCAGAGTAGCTACAAATTGACGAACTAactaaaaaatgacaatatagttGGTTACTTTTGCAGACTTTGAGCGAACTGCCACCGTAGCTCGTCCAcgtctgtttattttctttccacgTGGGCGTGCTGCGCGCAACCTCTGGGCTCCTCGCGGAAGTGACGGCAAGGCGGCGATGGCGGCTCGCAGTTTCATTCCGGATTTCCACTGGACTACAAACTGATTTTAACCGGTCCGGTTAGACTTTGGGGAACTTTTGTACAGCTGTCTCTCCTCGGACGCCGCAAAGAGTGAAGTCGCGTTGAACCGTTGCTTGACAACGAGCGGCCCAACAGCttttttggggtatttttaTCCAAGGTTCAAGGTGGTCACCCTGTCGAGCTAGCGGTAGCTCGGCGGCtactagctaacgttagttgGTACACAGCTAGCTCTTGAGCTAGCTTGTCAACTAGCTGCGTGCTAAGGTTCATACATCAGCAGTCGTCGTGCAGCCGCCTCTCTTTTGACCACGTCCACGTTTATCTTTTACAGTAACGATGCGAATGCACTCTATTTAATGCTAATTGTGCCACAAGTGTGCAGAGCAAGATACTCACACGTTTGCTTGGCCTCTTGTTCATTTGAATCGCTAGTTTGGCGGCTGTGGCTAAAGACGGATTTTGACTCACTAGCAAGAAGGTTTCTTCAGTAATTACCCCAACAACTTCGGGCAGAAGCGTGCTATCAACTGAGAATTGAAGTTGAGCTGCTGTGGGGTCTTTGCGTGCTTATCAACATGCTGAAGACCCGGCAGTGTTTACTTGGCATCCGCACTTTTCTCGGCGTAACGTCCAGAATATGGGGCTTCATCATGTACATCCTCAGGAAGCACCTGCGAACGGTGAGAAGGGGTTTGAAAGACATTTggaagttgtgtttctgtgacaCCTGAGCAAAGTCATGGCTTACGTTGCCATGGCTCccaacattattttttcagatcACATCCATCCATTTGGGATGCTCAGTCGGTTCTCAGAGAGCAAGGttgcctgtgttttctgtctcattaTGTGCCTCCATCGTGACGATTTTGCCAAATAATCCGTAGATTGTATACTGAATAGCCTCAACCTCCCACATCAGTGTCAAGTTTGTAGCGATATCTTCCAGTACAAAGATGAGTAAGAGTATCGAAACTTCATATTAAGAGCTTATTAAATAGTTTACACACATTGGCACCACAGGAGGTACGTTAAGTGCCACACAGGATATCAAGGTGCACCAAAATGTACAACTGCAACTTTTTGATTActctttcatttatttgattaacaATTTACTCcacaaaatgtaagaaaatagggaaaaatgtctgtcacaTTCTTTCCAGAGCCCAAAATAGGTCTTTAAATACTTCATTTTGTCTCACTAACAGTCCAAACCcgaagtgaaataaaacagaaaaacagaaaatcctcacatttgtgaaTTTAAAACTGTGGCAtgtttagccttttttttttcttgataattGACACACatatttgattatcaaagttgttgcagattaatttggttgattgactaatcaatgaATAGAGCAATTGTTTTGGCTCTTAAATAATGTATCCAgatatgtttttatgtgatGAGACAGTGTGAATGAATGGCTCATCCAGCTACAGTGCGAAGTGGAAACCTCCCACATCAAATCGCTAAATTTGAGGAGCAGCCAGCGCAAGCCAGCAGGTCACCTTCAATTGCTctcacaccccccccccacaataAACATGGCATTTAAGGTGACAGAAGCTGCCTATTTGtaatttagacacacacacaggtgttgtTGAGTCGTTAATAGACATATACATGTGGTGTAATATGAGTGGACTTTGACTCTAGCTCCGTATCAAGCCAACAAAGCTTGTAGAAGTGCCCTGTGTGCTGTAATCATCTTTCTGTTCGAGGTTTGTGTGCAGTTTATTGTGTGGCAGTAACACTTGCGGGTTGTCAACAGGCCCTGAGAGTGAGTAGTCCAGTCCATGTTATGGCTGAAGTGAGAGGGATTATGTCAGCACAGGGAGCGTactgttctctttctctcattctcactCACAGTTTAGCTCGGTTGTTTACAATCTGTGATGCACTGGAACAATGTCAACGATCCAGGGAGCGCTTATGTACCAAGCATTGTAATGTAGGTGATACTATAGATAGCGATCGAGTAAATCATGACAGATGATTTCATGACAAATAGTTGAGGTCAGAATTTTATGACTGAGCCATTTCAATACCTCTTAAAACAAAGGtattaatataaattttaaGCTTGTGCCTACTTCAATTTATTTCTAAAGCTTTAATAGCCTTAATCActccttttgttgtgtgtgtgaatctggtAGACCTCACTGCCCACACTGCATAAAGTTGCCTGATCCAAAACTTTGGATCAATAAAAGCTCTATTGGATTATGAATATTAGGACCAGGTAATAATCCCATGCACGCTACTATGTGTAAACAGATGACCagaaggttgtttttttaatcagatgtTGCGTAATGGTTCTGCTTATTATCTCCTGCTTGGTACAGTAACTGTGTGGCTGACTGTGGAgtaagagctgaaacaattggcTAATGAACACAAAACTTCCCAACTTTATTAGTTGATAGTAgatctgaaatgagaaaatgattaatcgagtattccaacaattttgataacaaattaatcattaataCCCCAGATTGTCTGGTGTCAGcttttcaactgtaaaaatctgttttcttagtcttctatgatagtaaagTTAATATCTTTGTCTTTTGaactattggttggacaaaataagcatTATGACTACGTCCACTTGGGCTCTGGATCCAAATCAagaatcgagaaaataatcgacaaattaatcagtaacaaaaaaaaaaaatgttagttgcagccctagttgaTAGTTTATTTGGAGTCATTTAGTCAATGTAATTGCCATTATCCTGGTTACAGCTACATAAGTTGAAGGGCTAGTTGTTCTAGCTACTTTTCTCTATTGCATATATCATTATGAATTGaagattttgagttttttggCTGTCGGTCAAGTTAAAAGAGCAACTAGTCTGGAGGCAAAGGACTCCATCGGAGTTGCAGGCCTGGGGTCCAGATGGGACGCTCTTGGAGATGCAGAGATCTGAGTCAATGTCGAGGTCCCCCCGTGGTTCCCAGCAGCTGCTGCCACCAATAGGCTTCCCCCAAGCTTACTCTGCCAGGCAGCAGTGGGTTGGGACACAGAGGGAGGCCCTGTCTAAGGCTTAGGTACCAAGCTGCTTGGGCTTGGTCAAAGTCACCCTGCAAGActtctcttctgtgtgtgtcccCATGCTCCGCTGACACCCACCGACAGCTGTGGGAATAAAAATAGCCCTGTGAAGAAAAGTGCAGAGCCCGTGGGCTAGAGCAGCACTGGAAAGGATCCTCTCTGTAGTCAGTCTGACCAGTTTAGAGCAAGAAAGTTAGAGAGGGGGAGCCGCAGGGTGGAGAAGAGAGCTGGTACCCCACGAATGTATTGTCTTAAAAGgccaaaatataaattttaggATTTCAGTACTTAAAGTTTTTTAAGACCTTCAGAGAAATATTAGCCTTACGTCTGGTCCAAATCATCCATAACACAGTTTTATTTCCACAAGGGCGTGTTCTCAgtcatgatgattttttttcaaattggaTTATGGATTGTAGCAGTTACAATGACATGAAGCCACTCTTCTTCAGTGCCCCAAAGGAATCCCAAAACACTAATACTGGCCTTCTGTATAAAATCACACAAGATGTCGATTCCTTGGAAATGAAGACAGACACTTTGATTGtaacaagaaatgaaaagattggcggtttcagtgtgtttgataTCAAATGTTCACATTCGTCACTTATAATCAGACTAAAAAactacatattttaaaaactatcCATGATGTAATTAACTAATTATGGCTCAGTCTGTTTGGTGTTTCAACAGTGTGATCTATTAaggatgtctgtctgtctcttttgccTTGTTCATTTGCAGATAATCCAGTATCAGACGGTGCGATACGACACTTTGCCTCTGTCACCTATCTCCAGAAACAGACTGAGTGAGTACACGATTGTTTACATGATATAACTGCTCTGCTAAACTGTCGGGGCACCtatgaaagaattttttttgtgatatttgatAGCATGGAGTGGAGCAATTATCATAACATGTTTGTAATGTGGATATTTAAGTAGCAGTTAAACTGGTTGTCAATGAAAAGTTATCAGCATCTGAACAGCACACAGTTGTGTACAGTGTGAGCCCTTTCTCAGAACTTTCCTCCCCTCAAAATAAATGTTCGGACACACTTGACAGGACTACCATGATATAACTTCTATAACTGGGTGAAGTTTGGTTCCATAACACTACAGCATTCTTGCATCATTACAattgaaaaccaaaaaagtagaaagaagaacagagtGACTTCGTAGACAGTAAACCTGAATTTCATTCAgaaaacatctgcattttaaatgaaatgtcaatcTGTTGCACAGCTATAAATGTGCAGTGTGAAATGAGACAAATTCCTGTCAATAAAGCAAATGCAGATACCTCCTAAACCACAGCTAATCAGTAACATTCATGCTTGATGTTTAATGAGCAAGGGTAAAACACCAAGAATGTAGTATACGCattatataatgtaataaatattaGTCATTATAAATTAGACTGCGCACCAAACCTTTACTTTACAAGACTCGTAACCAGAATGCTAAAATCAAAAGACTGCATAAATGGCTGTAGATGGTAGGCAAGCCTGCTGAAAGAACAGCAATTGtccaaaaagaacaaaaaaagacaacttgaAGAAGAATTACGCTAGCAAGTAAATATCAGAATCCACTTAAGACTGTGGCACATTGAccaaaaataactgttatttcATTCCCTGATACTGACAACGACAAGACGTGTTTGTAGTCTGGAAGTGGAGAGGACCTGCAAATGTTAAAGGTAGCACTTAACACTGGCATGGACTGGTGTGTGCACTCTGAATGAGCTTCCCATATGTCCATAGAGAGCTCATTCAAAAGCACGCGCTTGACTCAGAGGAGGGATTGTTTTTCAGTTCTACTTTACTCCCCTCTCGAAACTCACTCCAGTGACTTCAGCCGGAGACTCAGGTCCAGTCTCCACTGATTGAGTGATTcctttacattcattcagttgTACAGTAGCTGGTATTTCTGCTGGTGTAGACAACATTGTAAACAGAATTAAGTTAACTGTATCACAGTAGTCACTTGCATTGAAAGCACATTAGGAGGGGATCTTTTAATAGCCAGTATGAGGAAAGATTGTTACACATAGGGATGCACCcttgtatttaaaataattgattttaaagtgAAACTGACATTAAGTAGCCTCTGTATTTCTTAAGAAGTCGTTTCCACACCTAAACAATTGATTATTTGTGAAATCCAGACACATAcgagctgaaagaaaaaaactctttcaCTATagagtgttttctttcattctgcTGTCTAAACGCTCTGAAAAACTTAAAGAGCAGTGTCTTACTAATACACCTAAAATAAGCAAGCCATGGTTTCAAAATTATGTCAGGGGTACGAGAGAATTCTGATTACCAACctgctgtgtgtatatatagactTTTCAATAACCAAGTTACTATAGTGCATGTAAACGCACTGTGTGATTCCCTGTGTAGACTTGTTCTCCCACTAAGCTGgcttcttgtgtgtgtatataagtcTACTGCGTAAAGTacctaaaataaaaagcatctATATTGTCTGATAAACTCCAGATGCAGTAAAGAGGAAGATTCTGGTTCTGGACCTGGACGAGACGCTGATCCACTCTCACCATGACGGAGTCGTCAGACCCACAGTGAGACCTGGCACGCCGCCAGACTTTATCCTCAAAGTACGggcattaacacacacatgtacatgttcTATCATAAATCCATCAAAGTTTAAACACTGGTTTAGTCTAAATGAATCGGattcctctatttttttttttttttttcacctgcagGTCGTCATTGATAAGCACCCAGTCAGATTCTTCGTACATAAAAGGCcacatgttgatttttttttagaagtggTAAGTGTCAGTCAGTGATCAATGTTACTTACTGTGTTTGAATCATAGATGAACGTGTTAGTGAATAGTAAAGCACACTGTGAACATGAAACATCACTGCTCAAGTCCTTCCCAGGTCACCTTTCATACAGTCTGTCATCTTTCACAGAACTCTCCATTGTGCTGCACCCTCTCACTACCCGATGTCATAAAGCTATATTTGTTTTGGATAATGATCCTTCATGACTTACTAAGCACTTTGTGTAACTTGTGTACTTATACTTTTGTGTGCcctatactgtgtgtgtgaacacaggTGAGCCAGTGGTATGAGCTGGTGGTTTTCACAGCCAGTATGGAGATCTACGGCTCAGCGGTGGCAGACAAGCTGGACAACAACAGGAACATCCTGAAACGAAGATACTACAGACAGGTACTTCTcgaaactgtatttatatagtCTGATTATAGCTGGTACTGATTAGGCTCTTTCATCCCATTGGGCCTTTGAAATCTCTTTCATTGACTcgcatttttgtgtcttttgccAGCATTGTACATTTGATCTAGGTAGTTATATTAAAGACCTGTCTGTAGTACACGATGACCTGTCCAGTATTGTCATCCTGGACAACTCGCCTGGTGCTTATCGTAGCCATCCAGGTAAGACTTAAAGCCTCATGGAGTCACTTGCACCTtctgtcactctgtctgtcCCTTGATATCTTAAGCTcacatacaaagaaaatactGGCCGTTAATACTAGGGTGTAGTGCCACTGCAGGGGGGTTCAACATGACTAGGTGGAAAAATGTAGAGTGAAACTGAAgttgaaaatacttttttttttttttcagagtggaagttttaaaaagcacaggtgtaactaatcAGCTAATTGGTTGTCGATTGCAGTAATTGCTAGAGCAAAGCCATCGTTAATGTCATTtgttccacctgtgctttttctgctatGACAAAATTCCGACTAGATTTTCAGTAACAAAAAGTAATGCACTTAAATAGAGTTAGACCAGTTGTTGCTTCTTTATATCGTCTTTCAAAtaagcagcaacaacagtcatgcattgtttatttattttatttttattttattttttaaattttagtgaGTCGCTGTTTGGGTGGTATCAAAAGGTTAAAACAGCAAGACCACGTGGCCGCTTCTAAACAGTGCCCACAAAGTGACATTTACAGGATAGtaataaatgctaaaacatgGTGTTACATACAGAGAAGAGACGTAAATCAGGAAACTGCTTcattaatgtcagttaca is a window of Xiphias gladius isolate SHS-SW01 ecotype Sanya breed wild chromosome 12, ASM1685928v1, whole genome shotgun sequence DNA encoding:
- the LOC120797760 gene encoding CTD nuclear envelope phosphatase 1A; this encodes MLKTRQCLLGIRTFLGVTSRIWGFIMYILRKHLRTIIQYQTVRYDTLPLSPISRNRLNAVKRKILVLDLDETLIHSHHDGVVRPTVRPGTPPDFILKVVIDKHPVRFFVHKRPHVDFFLEVVSQWYELVVFTASMEIYGSAVADKLDNNRNILKRRYYRQHCTFDLGSYIKDLSVVHDDLSSIVILDNSPGAYRSHPDNAIPIKSWFSDPSDTALLNLLPMLDALRFTADVRSVLSRNLHQHRLW